A region from the Benincasa hispida cultivar B227 chromosome 12, ASM972705v1, whole genome shotgun sequence genome encodes:
- the LOC120068236 gene encoding pectinesterase-like, producing MVNKVVLPGISLILVVGVALAVVAVVNKNNNSTTENLSPKMKAVSTICSNTNYQEECQNTLTNVAHNASSDDPKEYVKAAILATMEEVKKGYNLTDGFMIEAANNASIKMGVEDCKDLLQFAIAQLQASYTTVGEPDLHTNADRVADIKNWLTAVISYQQSCLDGLGEFDPNLQQKMQDGLDIAAKLTSNALAIVDTVSDILQNFGLQFKVQPSGRKLLGTIEVGSDGFPTWMSGADRKLLASRGGGRVKPNAVVAKDGSGQFKTIGAALAAYPKALKGRYVIYVKAGIYNEYVTVTKDMTNIFMYGDGPKRTIVTGRRSNRAGYTTQDTATFIAIGAGFLCKSMGFQNTAGPEGHQAVALRVQSDKSAFFNCRMDGYQDTLYVQTERQFYRNCVISGTVDFIFGDSTTIIQNSLIIVRRPMDNQQNTVTANGRADPKEVSGLVIHNCRIVPEQKLFAERFKIPTYLGRPWKQYARTVIMETTLGDFIKPDGYMPWSGNFALETCLYLEYGNRGPGANTNRRVRWKGVKVIPRTEALKFTAGSFLQGGSWLPGTGGPYLLGLKG from the exons atggtGAATAAGGTGGTCTTGCCTGGAATATCCCTTATTCTTGTTGTTGGTGTAGCACTTGCAGTTGTTGCAGTGGTTAACAAGAACAATAATTCCACGACGGAGAATCTGTCCCCAAAGATGAAGGCAGTCTCAACCATTTGTTCTAATACTAATTACCAAGAAGAATGCCAAAATACACTTACCAATGTTGCTCATAATGCCTCTTCAGATGACCCTAAGGAGTATGTTAAAGCAGCAATTCTTGCCACTATGGAGGAGGTTAAAAAGGGCTATAATTTGACTGATGGCTTTATGATTGAGGCTGCTAACAATGCCAGTATCAAAATGGGTGTTGAGGATTGCAAGGACTTATTGCAATTCGCCATTGCCCAGTTGCAGGCATCTTACACAACTGTTGGCGAACCTGATTTGCACACCAACGCCGATCGTGTCGCTGATATTAAGAATTGGCTCACTGCTGTTATTTCTTATCAACAATCTTGTCTCGATGGACTTGGAGAATTTGATCCAAACCTTCAACAGAAGATGCAAGATGGTCTTGATATTGCTGCTAAGCTTACTAGTAATGCTCTTGCTATTGTTGATACAGTTTCTGATATTCTTCAAAACTTCGGCTTGCAATTCAAG GTTCAACCAAGTGGTCGCAAGCTCCTTGGAACAATAGAGGTTGGGAGCGACGGGTTCCCGACATGGATGTCGGGGGCAGACAGGAAGTTGCTGGCATCAAGAGGAGGCGGTCGAGTGAAACCGAATGCAGTGGTGGCGAAGGATGGTAGCGGACAGTTCAAGACCATTGGTGCTGCATTGGCTGCATACCCAAAGGCCCTAAAAGGAAGATATGTAATCTACGTGAAAGCAGGGATCTATAATGAATATGTCACTGTGACTAAAGACATGACAAACATTTTTATGTATGGAGATGGCCCAAAAAGAACCATTGTCACTGGTCGCAGGAGCAACCGTGCTGGCTACACCACCCAAGACACTGCTACTTTTA TCGCCATAGGAGCAGGATTTCTTTGCAAATCCATGGGATTCCAAAACACAGCCGGTCCTGAAGGCCACCAAGCCGTAGCCCTTAGAGTCCAATCCGACAAATCTGCCTTCTTTAACTGTAGAATGGATGGCTACCAAGACACTCTCTACGTGCAAACTGAACGTCAATTCTACCGCAATTGTGTCATATCCGGCACCGTAGATTTCATCTTCGGCGACTCAACCACCATCATTCAAAACTCCTTGATCATCGTTCGTCGTCCAATGGACAACCAACAAAACACTGTCACAGCCAATGGTCGTGCCGATCCAAAAGAAGTATCAGGCTTGGTGATCCACAACTGCAGAATTGTGCCAGAACAGAAGCTCTTTGCTGAGAGGTTCAAGATTCCAACATACTTGGGGCGCCCATGGAAGCAATACGCTAGAACTGTGATCATGGAGACTACATTGGGCGACTTCATTAAGCCGGATGGATACATGCCATGGTCTGGAAATTTTGCATTGGAGACTTGTTTGTATTTGGAGTATGGGAACAGAGGACCTGGTGCTAACACCAACAGGAGAGTAAGATGGAAGGGTGTTAAAGTCATTCCAAGAACTGAAGCTTTGAAATTCACTGCTGGATCATTTCTTCAAGGAGGAAGTTGGCTTCCAGGCACTGGTGGGCCTTACCTCTTGGGCTTGAAAGGCTAA